The genomic stretch TCCCAATGATGACCGAGTTTCTCAGATCAGTATTATGATCAAAGAATTACGAGAAAAACTGGGGCAAAAAGCGTATGAAGCAGGAAAAACGTATGAACGACGTGGATACTATCAGGCCGCTGCACATACTTTTGAACAGGTTCTACAAAATTATGCCGACACCTCTTGGGCAGACAATGCCTTGCTGGGTGCCATTCGTTCGTATGTTCTGTATGCCAAAAACAGTGTGGAAAGCAAGCAAGCAGAACGCTTCGATAAAGCCATTACAACCTACAACCGTCTCGTGGAGTTGTACCCGAAAAGTGAAGTACTAAAAACGGCAGAAGTACTTTATATGGAAGCCACCACCCTTAAATCCGCGATTAAGCCAAAATCTTGACCCACATTTGGATGAACAATTCCCTGTATCGTCTTGGATGCTGCAATCGTTTGACAAGGGGCGTAAAATGGCGTCTATAAGGCTTCAAGCAGAAGGATTGGAAATGCGGTTTGGACGCAGGTTACTCTTCCGTAACCTCGATATTCAGGCCTCCTCCGGAGAATTTTTGGCGATAACCGGACAAAATGGGAGCGGAAAATCCACTTTGGTGCGCATTTTGGCTGGTATTCTTGCACCAACGGCTGGAACGGTTCAGCTGTTGGCCGATGGCATAGAGCTAACGGAACGTCCCTTTTTTATCGGTTTGGTTGCACCATATCTAAACTTGTATGAAGGCTTTACCCTTCGTGAAAACATGCGGTTTGTTGCACGGGTACGTGGGCTTGGTACCACGACTGCAACCGAAGAGGCCCTGATTCAAAAAGTCCAACTCCAAGGACGCGCCGACGAATTGGTGGGGAATTATTCTTCCGGAATGAAGCAACGGGCACGTTTTGCGCTTGCCTTACTTACCAATCCACCTGTTTTGATGCTTGATGAACCAACCGCAAATTTAGATGATTCGGGCAAAGCCTTTGTATGGAATACGGTAGAAGAAGCCAGGGCGTCCGGCAAATTGGTTTTGGTGGCCACCAACGAAGCGGAGGAAGCAGAACGTGCAGAACGTCAAGTGAAGGTGGAGCGACCAAACATGAGATAAGTTTTTCTGGCCTCGCCTTGCTAACCTCGGCTTCGGAACACTTTATGTGCTGGTTAACCCAATCTCTCCATCCATTTGTACACTCAAAAGACAACACGAATATGCAATTTAATGCCTTACCACCCGACGCCCAAGCGTGGGTTTATATCGCAGACCGTCCACTTAGTGCATCGGTTCAACAAGCGGTTCTGGAACAATTAAAAACCTTTTTTTCCACTTGGAAGTCTCATGGCCGTCCGGTTCGAGGGGCAGCACGGTTTTGGGCAGATCGTTTTTTGTGTGTAGGCGCATTTATAGAAGGTGGTACCATTTCGGGCTGTGGGATAGATGCTTCGGTACATGCCATTGGTGCCGTTCCCGAAGCATTTGGCTTTGCATGGGAGTCTCCACTCAAGGTGTTTTATCGGGATGCAACGGGTGCTGTCCAATCTGTACCGAGAGCGGTTTTTCGTAAAATGGTACAGGAACAGCATGTTGGTTCGGAAACCATCGTTTTTAATCCAGGCATTACTGAAGTACAAGCCCTTGAAAATCAATCATTTGAATTGCCCTTAAAAGACGCTTGGCATGCAAGAGTTTTCCGATTACCTGCTGCAACGTCCGTTTAAAGCGCCATGCTCCATTCGGGAAAAGTATCTTTCCAAACTTCCGACTGCACCATCTCGTGTGGCGGAAGATCGGTGAGAATGCCAGAGCGATTTATGAGCCAAAAGCGGTTTGCAAACGAAAAGGCCAGATGAAGGTCATGGGTAGTAATTAGCAGGGCTTTTTTTTCCGTCGTCGCCCACTGATACATCAACCTAAATAATGCTACTTTTCCGGGAAAGTCCAAAAAAGCAGTAGGCTCATCTGCCAAAATAAGGGGCGTTTTTTGTGCCAATGCACGCGCAATCATAAGCCTTTGTCGTTCACCATCGCTCAATTCCATCAACAATCGGTCTGCAATATGAGCAGCTCCGGTTTCTTGAATGGCTTCCTCGACGCAGTGTTGGTCTTCGTGCGTCAATTGGCCACTCCAGCCAGTAAATGGATACCGTCCCAGGGCTACCAACTCGCGTCCTGTAAGGTAACCCGCCTCCACACGATCGGTCAGGATCAGGGCGAGGTGTTGTGCGCGTTGCTGAGGCGACAAACTGCGAACAGGGACTTGTTTCCACATGAGGCTTCCGGAAAGGGGTGGAAGCAAGCCTGCCAGTGTTTTTAATAAGGTAGATTTTCCTGCACCATTTGGCCCAATCAAGCAAACCAGTTCTCCCGCTTCAAGCCGTAGGTTTAGTTGCTTCAGAAGCACGTTCTTCCGATGTCCAATAGCCAAGTTTTCGGTGGAAAGCATAACGAATCAGCTCGTTAAAGTGGTACGTTTAAACAAGACCCAAAGAATGACTGGCAAACCCAGCAAAGCCATAAGTGCATTCAGTGGCATAATCTGTCCATTTCCGGGGAGCAACGTTAAGTTAGAAGCGAACAATGCCAACATACTTCCCCAAACAGCCGCCCCCGGGATTAGCAACCGATGATCGGCGGTCTGAAAATAAAGCCGCGCTATATGAGGCACCGCAATTCCCAGAAAAGCAATAGGGCCGCAAAAAACCGTTGTAACACCTGCTAAAACCGATGCAATAACAAGCAAAGAAGTTTGAACCGAACCGACGCTTACTCCCAAACTTTGGGCATACGTGATTCCCAGCATCAAAGCATTTAATGGCTTGGCCATCAGCCACGCGACCAATAAACACCCACCCACAATCGGGGCAAACCAAAGTAGATCACTAGGAGACACCCCGCCAAAACTCCCCATTCCCCAAATCGAAAAAAGTCGGATTTGATCCGCCGGGCTAAAGAAGACCAATAAATTGACCACCGCGCCAATGATATAGCCAAACAAAACCCCCAAAATCAACAACGAGGCGGTTCCTCCGGCTCTCTGTGAAGCAAGTAACATGAGGAATAGAGCAAGGCCCGCACCCAAACTTCCGGCCAGAATATGAGAAAAAGTGGAAACAATACCCGGCCCCGTGAGCAGAACCACAGCAACCCCTAAACTTGCGCCCGATTGAATCCCTAGTTCAAATGGCCCAGCCAATGGATTTCTGAAGTAGGTTTGCATCAGTAAGCCCGCAACCCCTAAAGCAGCCCCTGTCAACACGCCGGAAAGCGCCCTTGGGAGTCGAATGGCCCAAAGAATCGCCCGCTGCTGATCCGTAAGTTGATTTGGGTTCCACAAATGTTGCACCGGAATAACTTCACTGCCTGCCAGCAAAGCCCAACCAAACAAACCTATACCCAAAACAGGTAGTACCCAGAAACGGTGACGCATTATTGCAATCCTTTGAAATACTGGATCCGATAGTCTTTTGCCTGGTCCGGGTAAAAAATAGCCCGAAGATCCCGAAGAATAACATCTGGTTCTAAGACCGCTGCTTCAAAAAAACGCCCATCATACGAGAAGTAGGCTCCTTTTTGGGCCGAAGGCAACATCGAGAACCGTCCATCTGTTTGTCTGATGGACGCTTCATTCTCAAAGGGCACAGTCCCAATCCAATGGGTTGCGGTTTTTGTACGCCCCAAGACACCCTCAAAATCCAAGGTAAGGGTGGCTGCGGTGTCTTTTATGGCATAGGTTGCACCCGCGTCCCGAATCAGATGGGCCATAAAACTACTTGAACCCGCAATATACCAGTTACCATTGAAATAACTACCCGTAAAAACAACGGGCTTAGGCCCAGGGGTGGGCATTTTCTGTAAGGTACGATAGCGCTGTTTGAGTCCATCAAAAATCTGATTGGCTTCGGCCTCTTTGTTGAAAAACAACGCCATAAACTTAATCCATTCCGTGCGGGCAAGCGGACTGGCCTCGGCAAATTCCCCATTGAGTACTACCGAGATCGGCAGGGGACGAAGTTTATGATGGAGATCGGTAGGGGCGCCCATTGCATAGCCCATCACCATATCCGGTTTTAAGCCCAATATTTTTTCGGCATCCAGTTCTTGGCTTCCCACTTCTGCAATGGATTTTGCTTTCGCCGCAAGAGCGGGCAACGTGATGAATGATTTTCCTGCGTGCCCCACCCATTTTTCCAAAACACCCAATTGTTGTAATCCTGGAAGTTGCGTAGTAGAGGTGGTCACCAATTTTTGCACCGGAATGGTGATAACAGCATCCGATACGACCTTTGGCGCGGGCGCGCCACACACCTTGAGTACATAAGTAAACGTTTTAGCAGTTCCCGGCCATGCCCGAATGACGTTCACCAATTTATAATAACGATGATACGATACAGCAAACCCTGTCGCTTCTTCGGGCCGCGTTTGAACAGGAAAGTAATCTCGGTTGGGATCAAACGGCGCATTACATCCACTTTGATCCGGTATTATCGGTGAAGAGGAAGGCCGACAACCCAAGAAGGCCATCGGAATGAAGAAGAAAATCCACTTAAAGCAGGACATATCGTGCACGTAAAGAGGGTATATAGACAGTCTTGTGGTACAAAGGCTTGTGCTTTAGAGAACAACCTGAAAGAAGATAGTCCCTCTTGATGTTAAATTGGCGTAATTAACCGCGAAAATATTTGTTTGGGCGTTAAAGAGGATTGAATGTATCTTTGGGCCTGCGCCAATCACCTATTTTCCGCTTCACACCCTTTTTACAAGGGTCTTATATGGTGATAAATAGACAAAGCCCATGCACTTTCCGATTCTTAAAGATTTACTGCTCATTTTATTGTTTGCAGCCGGAGTGGTTTATGCCTTACAGCGGCTCAAAATACCGGCCATTCTAGGATTTATCCTAACAGGAATACTCATAGGCCCCTTTGGACTGGGGCTCATCTCAGCCATTCACGAGATCGAGGTTATTGCAGAGATCGGGATTATCCTCTTGTTATTTGTGATCGGGATCGAACTCTCCCTCAAACAGCTTTTTTCTATTCGGCGAACCGTTTTTCTGGGAGGGGTGGTTCAGGTGGGGCTAAGCATTGGTTTAGTAGGTTTGATCACATGGCTTGGCGGTTTGGCTTGGCAAGAAGCCGTTTTTATGGGGTTTTTGGTTTCCCTTTCTAGTACTGCTATTGTTCTGAAACTCCTCCAAGACAAAAATGAAATAGCAGCACCACATGGCCGAAATGCACTTGGAATTTTGATCTTCCAAGACATTATTGTGGTGCCTATGATGCTCGTTGTTCCGATTATGGCTGGAGAAACGGACTCTGTAACCATTTCGGTACTGTTGCTCTTTGCGAAAACCATTGCGGTTTTGGTTTTCACGTATTTATTATCGCGGTTTGTCTTACCCGTTGTTTTTTATCAAGTTGCCAAAACAGGAAACAAAGAGTTATTCCTGATCACCACCTTTTTACTGTGTTTCTCTTTGGCTTTTCTGACGGCCGAAGCGGGCCTTTCAATGGCGCTGGGAGCCTTTATTGCTGGACTGCTCATTTCCGAGTCCGATTACAACCATCAAGCCGTCGGGACTATTCTCCCTTTTCGTGAATTGTTCACCAGTTTCTTTTTTGTTTCCGTTGGAATGCTGTTGGACTTTGGATTTTTCTTGGCACATGTCTGGATTATTGTCGGACTCACCCTTGCAGTGGCCATCCTCAAAGTGCTTGTCGTTTACATTGCCGTTGCCCTCCTAAAATACCCCACCCGAACCACCCTTCTAACGGGTCTTTCGCTTTTCCAAATCGGAGAATTTTCCCTCATTTTATCCGACATAGGAATAGAATATGGGCTGCTTACGCCCGATCTAAACCAATATTTCCTTTCCGTTTCTATTCTAACCATGCTACTCACTCCCTTTGCACTGCTATATGCAGACAAATGGACGCGAACCTTCGTAAGAAATCATCACGAAGAAAAACACACATCAAACGTACAGCATACCGATACCTTAAAAAATCATTTGGTTATTATTGGCTACGGACTCAATGGCTCTAATGTGGCCAAAGCAGCAGATTACGCCCATATTCCTTATCATATTCTTGAACTAAATCCAGAAACCGTGAAACGTGAAAAAGCAAAAGGCTTGCCGATTCACTACGGCGATGCGATGAAAGACGCAGTATTGGAAACAGTAGGTATCAACAATGCACGGGTGGTGGTAGTCGCCATTTCGGATCCACAGGCCACCAAAACCATTGTGGCCAATATCCGGCAGCACACACAATCGGCCCAGATTGTGGTTCGAACCCGATATACCTCTGAAATTCCGGATTTACTGGCCATTGGCGCAGACGAGGTAATCCCGGAAGAATTTGAAACTTCCATCGAAATATTTACTAGGGTAATGCACAGCTTTATGGTTCCTTTAGATGAAGTGGATACCTTTGTTGAAAAGGTACGATCCGACAATTACCGTGCTTTTAGACAACCCGTACAACGAGGAGAACGATGGGCGGCGTCTCCTATCCCCGAACTACGTATTTCCTGCGTGCGTGTTCTTGGGGATAGCAACGACGTCATCGGTAAAACCATTGCCGAAGCACAAATCCGACAAAAATATGGAATCACCATTCTGGCCCTTCAGCGCAATGGTGTCTTCATGGAAATCCACGCTCCCGATATCCAGATCAGGCACCAAGACACCTTATACCTGAGTGGTTCGGGACAAAATATTGAACAGTTTTACCGCTTGGTTGGTTGATGAACTTCGAAAAAATACATATTCTGTACCGGATATTGGCGAAAAACCGTTCGCGAAGTCCATTCACACAACGTTCGGATTTTTTAAAATATGCCCTGATTTTTATCCTTCTATTCCTTATCGCTCCAATGGGTTATATGTGGGTAGAAGGCTGGACTTTTTTTGATGCTTTTTATATGACCTTTATTACCCTTGCCACCATCGGATATGGCGAGGTTCATCCACTACATCCATTAGGTCGGCTATAGACAATCATCATTGCTTTTTTGGGCATTGGGATGGGTGGATATATTTTCACCCGTTCGGTTGAATACATGCTTGGAAAAACACAATTATTTGAACGCCGTATGAAACACGCCATTGAAGCACTCTCGGATCATACCATTATTTGCGGTTTTGGCCGTATCGGCGAACGAGTTGCACAAGGTCTTCAAGAAGCAGAGCACCCTTTTGTAGTGATCGAATTAAGCGAAGAACGGGCCGCTCGGATGCAAACGGCGGGCTACCTGTATATTCTGGGAAATGCAGAAGAAGAAACCCTCGACAAAGCGGGGATTCTCCGGGCCAAAAAATTGGTACTTGCATTAGAACAAGACCGCGACAATGCTTTTTTGGCCTTGATGGCCAGAGGCATGAATCCTAACTTATTTATTTTGGCCCGAACCGATTATGCGACACCACACAACCGTTCCCTGCTCACCCGTGCTGGTGCAGACAAGGTTATCTCTCCATATGAGATTGGCGCAACCCGTATGACCCAACTGCTCACCCGTCCACTCGTTCATTCGTTTATGGAAGAACTGGATACGTTCCGTAACCTTAAAGTAGAAATGGATGAGATGTTGGTGGGCCCTGATGCGCGGTTCAACGGAAAATCACTGGCCATGCTGAATATCCGACAAGCCTTTGGCGCCATTATTATTGCCATCCACGATCCCATCAAGAATGAAACCCTCTTTAATCCCGACGCACAAACGATTATTGAAGCCGGACAAACCTTGATTGTTATGGGTGTTGGCAATCAACTACGAGACCTTGCACGCGCCTGCCAAAATTAACAGTTTTTAACTTGGGAAACACCTTGTTTTTTCTTAGCTTGATTGATTAATTCCAATCACGTATTTCACCACCCAAATTCATCTATATAATGCGTGTCAGGCTTTTTATTTTCAGCATCTTACTGGCAAGCCTTTCTTGGGTCGTTGCCCAACAATCCGGCGTATTTGATCAACGCGCCTTGGCCAAAGTTTACCAAACCAAAGCCCCAAGTTTGGACACCCTTCCCGAAGTGACCTATTCTTATATCCAGGCCACTTCAGCCGAAGCATTCTGGCAATCGGTAGGAAAGGAACACAAACCCTTGTTGCAAATGCTAAACCGTGATATCATGGGCCGTATTTCCACATCAGACTCCTTGATTGTGCCTAACCAATTGGGGTTAGACCATCGCACGTATTCTCCATTTCCTAAATATTATGCTGGTGCAGAGTTGTTGGATAAATTTTTTGTAGTGGATAAAAGCTATCAGCTGTATGCCGCCTACGAATTTGGGAAATTAGCCCGTTGGGGGGTCGTCAGTACGGGTCGTAAAGGTGCAAAAGCCATTTGGACGCCTTCGGGGCGCTTTAACTTCAATTGGCGACAAGATTTTCGGATTTCGAGTGACAGCCCACCTGGGCAGGAATGGCGCCTGAATTGGGTATCTAACTTTTATTTAGAGCGTGGAATTCATACCCACCAATATGCCATTCCGGTTGTTGGGGCAGCGAGTCATGGTTGTGTAAGAATGATTGATGCCGATGCAAAATGGGTGTATGAGTGGCATCGTGGATGGGTGATGAAAAACAAACAACTCTTAGAACAAGGAAATATGGTGATCGTTCAAGGAGAAGATCTGCCACGAGCCAAAAAACTATTTGTAAAAGAAAAAACAGGTCCCCATCTCAAAATGATTTCCCTTCCACCGGATCCTTGGACGGTAGAGGCAGGAAGTCCTCAACAAAAGATGTTTGACCGTCGTAGAGAGCGCCACCAAAGCGCAACAGAGGCCAGCCGCTGATCAGAAACCGAATAGTACGACTACCACCACCCGTAAATACAGGAGCCGATTCTCCATGAAAAAACTTTTTTTACTCTTCCCCTTATGGCTAAGTTTGGTTGTTCAGGCACAGCCTACCAAACCATCTACGACGCCCCCTGCCGAAGAGCCGCCTAAATCGTTGGACCATTTCAATCAGGAAGCACTACGTGCCATCCAAGACAACCAGATTGGAAATCCGGACGAAATTCCACAAGTGTTTTATGACTATTATGTGGTGAAGGAAGAATCTCGACTGCGGGCCCGCCTAAACCTGTATGAATATATGGGCATTAACAAAGGTGACACCCAAAGCCGAGAAGGTCAGGTATTGATTCAACTAATCAACCGAAATCTTTTGGAAGACCTCCGCCCTGGCGATACCCTTGTGGTCCCCACCCAATTGGGACTTGATTTGCGGGCCTATTCTCCCTTCCCTCGGTATTATCAGGCAGCAAAGGAACATAATAAGATTGTCATCTTAGACAAAGAAATCCAAGCATTTGCCGCCTATGAAGATGGCGTGCTCCGACGTTGGGGAATTATCAACACTGGAACCGATGCCTCTCAAACTCCTGAAGGACGGTTTAACGTAAACTGGAAAGTAGAAAACCGCATTTCCTCGCTCAGCCCCGGTGTGTTAAAACCAAAAGAATCTGATGAAATGTGGGATATGACGTGGGTGATGAATATTCATGAGAAGCGCGGCATCCATATGCACCAATACGCCATGCCCACAGGAGGCCCTGCCAGTCATGGATGTGTTCGCATGAATGATGCCGATGCCGAATGGCTGTTTAACTGGGTGGATGTATGGGAAACCTCGAAGCCCAATGCCGAAGAATGTACGGGATCGAAAGATTGCAAAATTACCAAACAAGGCACCATGGTGCTGGTACTTGGCCCAGACCCCAAGGGCAAAGCACAACCGTTTGTATATAAAAATCGTTATCCAATTCTCAAAATCATTGACTTGCCTACGGATCCTTATAGCATTCCTGCAGGGACCGACCAGCAGAAGATTTTTGATCGAATTAGGCTTGGGAAAGGGACAACAGCCAACCGGGGCGTAGCAAGCCCTATGCCCAAAACCACACAGGTGAAACCACGAACCACAACCAAGCCAAAAAACAACCAAGCCAAACGGCGGTAATGCTGATCTGTCTGCTAAAAACCTGTTCGCGGAACTTCGAGAGCAGGTTTTTTGTTTGAGGTATTTTCAGCATTTTAGTGCCTATAATCCGGAGTTTTTATGATAAAAAAACTGCTTTTTGTTTTTTCTTGTGGTTTAATGGCCTTAGGAACGGTCTATGCACAAGACCCAGAAGTGAATTTGGAAGGACTGGAACGCGCTGGTTTAGACTCTCTTTATAGTAGCATGAGAGGCGATGTTCAAAAAATCCCCGATGTCAAATGGGATGTACATCTTGTGACTGAGACTTCCACCTTAATGGCCCGTCTAAACC from Bacteroidetes Order II. bacterium encodes the following:
- a CDS encoding ABC transporter ATP-binding protein — translated: MDEQFPVSSWMLQSFDKGRKMASIRLQAEGLEMRFGRRLLFRNLDIQASSGEFLAITGQNGSGKSTLVRILAGILAPTAGTVQLLADGIELTERPFFIGLVAPYLNLYEGFTLRENMRFVARVRGLGTTTATEEALIQKVQLQGRADELVGNYSSGMKQRARFALALLTNPPVLMLDEPTANLDDSGKAFVWNTVEEARASGKLVLVATNEAEEAERAERQVKVERPNMR
- a CDS encoding ABC transporter ATP-binding protein: MLSTENLAIGHRKNVLLKQLNLRLEAGELVCLIGPNGAGKSTLLKTLAGLLPPLSGSLMWKQVPVRSLSPQQRAQHLALILTDRVEAGYLTGRELVALGRYPFTGWSGQLTHEDQHCVEEAIQETGAAHIADRLLMELSDGERQRLMIARALAQKTPLILADEPTAFLDFPGKVALFRLMYQWATTEKKALLITTHDLHLAFSFANRFWLINRSGILTDLPPHEMVQSEVWKDTFPEWSMAL
- a CDS encoding iron ABC transporter permease, translated to MRHRFWVLPVLGIGLFGWALLAGSEVIPVQHLWNPNQLTDQQRAILWAIRLPRALSGVLTGAALGVAGLLMQTYFRNPLAGPFELGIQSGASLGVAVVLLTGPGIVSTFSHILAGSLGAGLALFLMLLASQRAGGTASLLILGVLFGYIIGAVVNLLVFFSPADQIRLFSIWGMGSFGGVSPSDLLWFAPIVGGCLLVAWLMAKPLNALMLGITYAQSLGVSVGSVQTSLLVIASVLAGVTTVFCGPIAFLGIAVPHIARLYFQTADHRLLIPGAAVWGSMLALFASNLTLLPGNGQIMPLNALMALLGLPVILWVLFKRTTLTS
- a CDS encoding ABC transporter substrate-binding protein translates to MSCFKWIFFFIPMAFLGCRPSSSPIIPDQSGCNAPFDPNRDYFPVQTRPEEATGFAVSYHRYYKLVNVIRAWPGTAKTFTYVLKVCGAPAPKVVSDAVITIPVQKLVTTSTTQLPGLQQLGVLEKWVGHAGKSFITLPALAAKAKSIAEVGSQELDAEKILGLKPDMVMGYAMGAPTDLHHKLRPLPISVVLNGEFAEASPLARTEWIKFMALFFNKEAEANQIFDGLKQRYRTLQKMPTPGPKPVVFTGSYFNGNWYIAGSSSFMAHLIRDAGATYAIKDTAATLTLDFEGVLGRTKTATHWIGTVPFENEASIRQTDGRFSMLPSAQKGAYFSYDGRFFEAAVLEPDVILRDLRAIFYPDQAKDYRIQYFKGLQ
- a CDS encoding cation:proton antiporter, whose amino-acid sequence is MHFPILKDLLLILLFAAGVVYALQRLKIPAILGFILTGILIGPFGLGLISAIHEIEVIAEIGIILLLFVIGIELSLKQLFSIRRTVFLGGVVQVGLSIGLVGLITWLGGLAWQEAVFMGFLVSLSSTAIVLKLLQDKNEIAAPHGRNALGILIFQDIIVVPMMLVVPIMAGETDSVTISVLLLFAKTIAVLVFTYLLSRFVLPVVFYQVAKTGNKELFLITTFLLCFSLAFLTAEAGLSMALGAFIAGLLISESDYNHQAVGTILPFRELFTSFFFVSVGMLLDFGFFLAHVWIIVGLTLAVAILKVLVVYIAVALLKYPTRTTLLTGLSLFQIGEFSLILSDIGIEYGLLTPDLNQYFLSVSILTMLLTPFALLYADKWTRTFVRNHHEEKHTSNVQHTDTLKNHLVIIGYGLNGSNVAKAADYAHIPYHILELNPETVKREKAKGLPIHYGDAMKDAVLETVGINNARVVVVAISDPQATKTIVANIRQHTQSAQIVVRTRYTSEIPDLLAIGADEVIPEEFETSIEIFTRVMHSFMVPLDEVDTFVEKVRSDNYRAFRQPVQRGERWAASPIPELRISCVRVLGDSNDVIGKTIAEAQIRQKYGITILALQRNGVFMEIHAPDIQIRHQDTLYLSGSGQNIEQFYRLVG
- a CDS encoding two pore domain potassium channel family protein — encoded protein: MNFEKIHILYRILAKNRSRSPFTQRSDFLKYALIFILLFLIAPMGYMWVEGWTFFDAFYMTFITLATIGYGEVHPLHPLGRL
- a CDS encoding TrkA family potassium uptake protein, whose protein sequence is MKHAIEALSDHTIICGFGRIGERVAQGLQEAEHPFVVIELSEERAARMQTAGYLYILGNAEEETLDKAGILRAKKLVLALEQDRDNAFLALMARGMNPNLFILARTDYATPHNRSLLTRAGADKVISPYEIGATRMTQLLTRPLVHSFMEELDTFRNLKVEMDEMLVGPDARFNGKSLAMLNIRQAFGAIIIAIHDPIKNETLFNPDAQTIIEAGQTLIVMGVGNQLRDLARACQN
- a CDS encoding L,D-transpeptidase, whose product is MRVRLFIFSILLASLSWVVAQQSGVFDQRALAKVYQTKAPSLDTLPEVTYSYIQATSAEAFWQSVGKEHKPLLQMLNRDIMGRISTSDSLIVPNQLGLDHRTYSPFPKYYAGAELLDKFFVVDKSYQLYAAYEFGKLARWGVVSTGRKGAKAIWTPSGRFNFNWRQDFRISSDSPPGQEWRLNWVSNFYLERGIHTHQYAIPVVGAASHGCVRMIDADAKWVYEWHRGWVMKNKQLLEQGNMVIVQGEDLPRAKKLFVKEKTGPHLKMISLPPDPWTVEAGSPQQKMFDRRRERHQSATEASR
- a CDS encoding L,D-transpeptidase; its protein translation is MKKLFLLFPLWLSLVVQAQPTKPSTTPPAEEPPKSLDHFNQEALRAIQDNQIGNPDEIPQVFYDYYVVKEESRLRARLNLYEYMGINKGDTQSREGQVLIQLINRNLLEDLRPGDTLVVPTQLGLDLRAYSPFPRYYQAAKEHNKIVILDKEIQAFAAYEDGVLRRWGIINTGTDASQTPEGRFNVNWKVENRISSLSPGVLKPKESDEMWDMTWVMNIHEKRGIHMHQYAMPTGGPASHGCVRMNDADAEWLFNWVDVWETSKPNAEECTGSKDCKITKQGTMVLVLGPDPKGKAQPFVYKNRYPILKIIDLPTDPYSIPAGTDQQKIFDRIRLGKGTTANRGVASPMPKTTQVKPRTTTKPKNNQAKRR